Proteins co-encoded in one Bemisia tabaci chromosome 9, PGI_BMITA_v3 genomic window:
- the LOC109035151 gene encoding uncharacterized protein — MLRVAIALSFVCLAGVLGFDQDNDWQQATSIYDFTAEDIRGNKVDLSKYKDHVCIIVNVASQCGLTETNYKQLQELYNKYSESKGLRILAFPSNQFLSQEPGTNAEILEFTKKYGVTFDMFAKIDVNGDNAHPLYKWLKSQKAGSGFLTDSIKWNFSKFLINKQGQVVDRFAPATEPLKMEDDLKKYF, encoded by the exons ATGTTAC GTGTTGCAATCGCCTTATCCTTCGTGTGCCTCGCCGGCGTTCTTGGTTTCGACCAGGATAACGACTGGCAACAAGCGACTTCCATCTATGACTTCACCGCCGAGGACATCCGCGGGAACAAAGTCGACCTCTCCAAGTACAAGGACCACGTCTGCATCATCGTGAACGTGGCCAGCCAGTGCGGGCTCACCGAGACCAACTACAAGCAACTCCAGGAGCTCTACAACAAATACTCCGAGTCCAAGGGCCTCCGGATCCTCGCCTTCCCGTCGAACCAGTTCCTGAGCCAGGAGCCGGGCACCAACGCGGAGATCCTCGAGTTCACGAAGAAGTACGGCGTTACCTTCGACATGTTCGCTAAGATTGACGTGAACGGAGACAACGCGCATCCCCTCTACAAGTGGCTGAAGAGCCAGAAGGCGGGAAGCGGGTTCCTGACCGACTCCATCAAGTGGAACTTCTCCAAGTTCCTTATCAACAAGCAAGGACAGGTCGTCGATCGCTTCGCCCCCGCGACGGAGCCCCTGAAAATGGAAGACGACCTGAAAAAGTATTTCTAA